A DNA window from Rhinolophus sinicus isolate RSC01 linkage group LG10, ASM3656204v1, whole genome shotgun sequence contains the following coding sequences:
- the ANKRD61 gene encoding ankyrin repeat domain-containing protein 61, translating to MGNITMRGSRELVTGGAKSPEEGPPATLHTQVYKAIIKEDCTAIQALLRSHPVNQPITVLANSTINRSLGSKMQSIIPIHLAAEYHRAQSLRCLLEHGADPDIRDTRGLTALHLMLLHWPVTSSTLTKPGNRIQRLLTDLQRKAMACLRVVCEHGAQVNACVDNSNKLSPLHLAVTYGTYPVLAILAQNGAHINAINESSMTPLHMAADILNKEMMETLIACGANVNCAVSCTGNTALKLAVCTASSKAGRLLAAGISCIRVLLTHGAHVNAQDHKGLTAMHEACFGGREAIIHLLLEFEANVNILTKNGESPIYMYLQRRSNIRDTALLAKLLYHTYPLRLTNSQGILPAGIMLLEFQLLRETLVKLSQKPLSLEDICKRNIRNLYGERYKQHVKHLLPGKMWSSVYGYYDLACLLK from the exons ATGGGAAACATAACCATGAGGGGCAGCAGGGAGCTGGTCACTGGTGGTGCCAAGTCACCAGAAGAAGGCCCACCTGCCACGCTCCACACTCAAGTCTACAAAGCCATAATAAAAGAAGACTGCACTGCGATCCAGGCACTGCTAAGAAGCCACCCCGTCAATCAGCCCATAACCGTGCTGGCCAACTCCACCATCAACAGGTCACTTGGGAGCAAG ATGCAGTCCATCATCCCCATTCATCTGGCTGCCGAATACCACAGGGCACAAAGTTTGCGCTGTTTGCTAGAACATGGCGCGGACCCCGACATAAG GGACACGAGAGGCCTCACCGCACTTCACCTGATGTTACTGCACTGGCCTGTCACTTCTAGCACGTTGACAAAACCGGGGAACAGAATCCAGAGGCTGCTGACAGACCTTCAGCGTAAAGCCATGGCTTGTCTCCGCGTTGTATGTGAGCACGGAGCTCAAGTGAATGCTTGCGTGGACAACAGCAACAAGCTTTCACCCCTCCACCTGGCCGTAACATATGGGACCTACCCAGTTCTCGCCATCTTAGCCCAAAACGGTGCCCATATCAACGCCATTAATGAATCCAGTATGACACCCCTTCACATGGCGGCAGATATACTGAATAAGGAGATGATGGAGACGCTCATTGCCTGCGGAGCAAACGTCAACTGTGCCGTCTCATGCACGGGGAACACGGCCCTGAAGCTGGCGGTGTGCACCGCGTCCAGCAAAGCCGGCCGCCTGCTGGCAGCGGGCATCAGCTGCATCCGTGTGCTGCTGACACACGGCGCCCACGTGAATGCCCAGGACCACAAAGGCCTCACAGCCATGCACGAGGCATGTTTCGGAGGCAGAGAGGCAATAATCCACCTCCTGCTGGAATTTGAAGCAAACGTTAATATCTTAACGAAAAATGGGGAGTCTCCAATCTACATGTACCTACAGCGCAGATCCAACATCAGAGACACTGCGCTTCTTGCCAAGCTGCTTTACCACACCTACCCTTTGCGACTGACCAATAGCCAAGGCATTCTACCTGCAGGAATCATGCTACTGGAATTCCAGCTCTTAAGGGAAACCCTAGTAAAGTTATCTCAAAAACCCTTATCCCTAGAGGACATCTGTAAAAGAAATATCAGAAATCTTTATGGTGAGAGATACAAGCAACACGTTAAACACCTTCTCCCGGGGAAGATGTGGAGTTCTGTATACGGATATTATGACTTAGCTTGCCTCTTGAAATAA